From the Thermosynechococcus sp. genome, the window TCCGGCCACCTCGCCGGCGATCGCCCGCTGAATGGCGGTTTTGAGATAGGCAAAGCTGGCAGCCCCACTGGCAACACTGGGATGCCCTGGCACAATCACCGCGTCGAGGGGATGCTCCCATATCTGAAGCTGGGCGGGATCAATGGCCACCTGTCCCTGTTGACATAGGCGAGCATAGGTCTCCTCTAATACTTGGCCTGTACCCGCAATAAAAAACTGCCCTAACATTTCTGAGGGCAGATGAGCTAGGGCTTTCAGGAGAATTTCTGGGCCAATACCCGCCGGATCCCCAAGGGTGAGGGCAAGGGACATCCTAGGCTTCTTGAAGAATCGGTGCCGCCGAATCGTCTTCGGTGGCCTCGGGAATATCCTCCATCCCTTCCTCAGTGGTCTCTCCTGCGGCCTGCTGCTGTTGTTGCAGGAGCTGCTGCCGATAGCGCTCTGCCATCTCTTCAGCTTTTTCATAGACCAGCTGGCGATTTTTCACCATATCACCGGGTTCTGGCTCCAGTTGCTTCGTGGAAAGGGAAATCCGACCCCGCTCCGCATCCAGGTCAATAATCATCACCTTGACCTGGTCATTGACATTGAAAACACTGTGGGGGGTATCAATGTGATCGTGGGAAATCTCAGAAATGTGCAGCAGCCCACTGACACCACCAATGTCAATGAAGGCACCGTAGGGCTTAATCCCACGCACCGTTCCAACCACCACTTCGCCCACCTCCAGTTTGTTCATCTTGCGCTCGACAAGGGCACGGCGGTGGCTGAGTACGAGGCGGTTGCGCTCTTCATCAACCTCTAAAAACTTCAGGGGGAGTTCCTCACCCACCAACTCTTCTTTGTTGACACGGGTGCTGATGTGGGAACCGGGAATAAAGCCCCGCAGCCCTTCAATGCGGACAAGGGCACCCCCACGGTTGGTGGCAAAGACCTGGGAGCGAACCGTGGCATCTTCGGCTTGGAGTTGGCGAACGCGCTCCCAAGCCCGCATGTACTCAATGCGACGAATTGAGAGGGTAAGCTGCCCTTCCTCGTTTTCATCCGCCAGGATAAAGAACTCGCGGGTTTCGTTAGGTTGCAGTACCTCTTCCGGACTCTCAATCCGGTTGATAGACATTTCTTGAATGGGGATATAGGCGGCGGTTTTCGCACCGATGTCAATCAGGGCACCCTTTGGTTCGATGCTAAAGACGGTGCCAGCAACAATGTCGCCGGGGTTGAAGTGGTAATCGTACCGGTCCAGTAAGGCTGCAAAATCAGCATGCGTAAAGCCCACGT encodes:
- a CDS encoding 30S ribosomal protein S1; the protein is MVNQEKTLDVGFTHADFAALLDRYDYHFNPGDIVAGTVFSIEPKGALIDIGAKTAAYIPIQEMSINRIESPEEVLQPNETREFFILADENEEGQLTLSIRRIEYMRAWERVRQLQAEDATVRSQVFATNRGGALVRIEGLRGFIPGSHISTRVNKEELVGEELPLKFLEVDEERNRLVLSHRRALVERKMNKLEVGEVVVGTVRGIKPYGAFIDIGGVSGLLHISEISHDHIDTPHSVFNVNDQVKVMIIDLDAERGRISLSTKQLEPEPGDMVKNRQLVYEKAEEMAERYRQQLLQQQQQAAGETTEEGMEDIPEATEDDSAAPILQEA